In one window of Saprospiraceae bacterium DNA:
- a CDS encoding T9SS type A sorting domain-containing protein → MAAIMFLLPSLRQDLAAQGTFCGYAIDVTIGSENVSDIFPGGGTWPSGTILNVTGVLTIDQSITLNGLTFLMSPGARIVAQGSGVVASIGSGTQMLGCSALSMWGGIRIQNGASIEMVGARIEDAWIALHFTSNANIAGSILSGNFLYDNMIGIYFIGPGLFRPAVFAGNVIKRDIGPILPPPPGVTYDGSLLWMGMVFGVAKVDIASNASARNEISGYRRGIYVNNATMTIANCSFNNNAYDATAGDAYSGTDIFTNNSTVAVGGAGNQNCVFFNAYTSSILSRSTRGLSVSGARFNSPQRYGINCIKSINLTSPIRVTNNIFHLNGAKTISGIFVERPPSGPETTNTLIRQNSFVVDGGHPKDSMLVIDVLGKVDAFDAAEISANSIEVTRTWPRIHGIRIAGKGNNYNVIDKNLLSWKPSAPPTATIAALRSLGIIAQDLMGSNNFIIDNDIWSKLDDSNGKSYLKAGIQLSNNPFSLWVCENRLEENHHNLFCGGSLGNTRLVRNLIGDAGYGLYCRSDASLPDQDRFENRWVGSTYVNRGAEYQGGSPGFLFFYDDDNTIPDDKPITVLPTSGWFFSLEGSNNVCGVGGVVITEKEWAFLDSTSFPNAETDNWDTRRLLLYKLMRHAEIVSEEPTAANYLSANETAETSPWRFAYAENLFDQAYSLSNSLNAAFANTGNHFQALLDSIAILDELQAQDTTTFDTQIAQQRADVFDLLAVAADSLQQLREQAYSTVLPALQSALTYAQSLPDTQDYEKNLKDILVIAIRHARGDSLEESDYGTLRDIAAQCPAIGGISVRRAPLWLAHGEGVDYLDKDWDENCGIRPLAASETKTPVGIRVMPNPADGQVEVLFPANTTGRWQLRDMSGRIVREGNISSSSLRIGTGTLSQGLYLLNCQFSSGDFSTTKISIAH, encoded by the coding sequence ATGGCTGCCATAATGTTTCTCTTGCCGAGTCTGCGTCAAGATTTGGCGGCACAAGGCACATTCTGCGGTTACGCCATAGATGTCACTATCGGCAGTGAAAACGTATCCGACATTTTTCCCGGAGGCGGCACTTGGCCCTCTGGGACGATACTCAACGTGACCGGGGTGCTCACCATTGACCAGTCCATCACGCTGAACGGGCTGACTTTCCTTATGAGTCCCGGGGCAAGGATTGTCGCGCAGGGAAGCGGCGTGGTCGCTTCCATTGGGAGCGGCACACAAATGCTGGGCTGCTCGGCTCTTTCGATGTGGGGCGGCATAAGAATACAGAATGGGGCGAGCATTGAGATGGTCGGCGCAAGAATAGAGGATGCTTGGATAGCTCTTCATTTCACGAGCAACGCGAATATTGCCGGTTCCATCCTCTCGGGCAATTTCCTTTACGACAACATGATAGGCATTTACTTCATAGGCCCGGGACTATTTCGCCCTGCCGTTTTTGCGGGCAATGTGATAAAGCGGGACATCGGGCCTATTCTGCCTCCGCCACCCGGCGTCACTTACGATGGCTCCCTGTTGTGGATGGGCATGGTGTTCGGAGTGGCCAAAGTAGATATAGCTTCCAACGCCAGCGCTCGCAATGAAATATCCGGCTATCGGCGCGGGATTTACGTCAACAACGCGACCATGACGATTGCCAATTGTAGCTTCAACAACAATGCTTACGATGCCACAGCTGGCGATGCATATAGCGGCACTGATATTTTTACCAACAACTCAACCGTGGCGGTAGGAGGGGCTGGCAATCAAAACTGCGTGTTTTTCAATGCTTACACTTCTTCTATTCTTTCGAGAAGCACGCGCGGCCTTTCGGTGAGCGGGGCTAGGTTCAACAGCCCTCAACGCTACGGCATCAATTGCATCAAGAGCATCAACCTGACCAGCCCGATTCGGGTGACCAACAACATTTTTCATTTGAATGGCGCGAAGACCATCAGCGGGATTTTTGTGGAACGACCGCCGAGCGGGCCCGAAACGACCAACACCCTGATACGTCAAAACTCGTTTGTCGTTGATGGCGGGCACCCAAAAGACTCCATGCTAGTCATAGACGTGTTGGGCAAGGTGGACGCTTTCGATGCTGCGGAAATCAGCGCCAATTCCATCGAGGTAACTCGAACCTGGCCGCGCATACATGGTATCCGCATCGCGGGAAAAGGCAACAACTACAACGTGATTGACAAAAACCTCCTCTCTTGGAAGCCCTCCGCACCTCCTACGGCGACTATCGCGGCATTGCGCTCCCTCGGCATCATCGCTCAAGACCTGATGGGCTCGAACAATTTTATCATTGACAATGATATTTGGTCGAAGTTGGACGATAGCAACGGCAAGTCTTACTTAAAGGCGGGCATTCAACTGTCAAACAACCCGTTTTCGCTCTGGGTTTGCGAAAACCGCCTTGAGGAAAACCATCACAACCTTTTTTGTGGGGGCAGCCTGGGCAACACACGCCTTGTGAGGAACCTGATTGGCGATGCGGGCTATGGGCTGTATTGCAGGTCGGATGCCTCCCTGCCCGACCAAGACCGCTTCGAGAACAGGTGGGTTGGCTCCACTTATGTCAACCGTGGCGCGGAATATCAAGGCGGGAGTCCCGGTTTTCTCTTCTTTTATGACGATGACAATACTATTCCAGATGACAAACCTATTACTGTCCTTCCTACTAGTGGATGGTTCTTCTCACTCGAAGGTTCTAATAACGTTTGTGGCGTAGGTGGTGTGGTCATCACAGAAAAGGAGTGGGCGTTTTTGGACAGCACCTCGTTTCCGAACGCGGAGACCGACAACTGGGACACCCGCAGGTTGCTGCTTTACAAGCTGATGCGCCACGCCGAAATCGTTTCGGAAGAGCCGACTGCGGCCAACTACCTGAGCGCGAACGAAACCGCCGAAACCTCGCCGTGGCGGTTTGCGTATGCCGAAAACCTGTTTGACCAGGCATACTCGCTCTCCAACAGCCTCAATGCCGCGTTTGCCAACACCGGGAATCATTTTCAGGCATTGCTCGACAGCATTGCAATCCTCGACGAGTTGCAGGCGCAGGACACCACCACTTTCGACACCCAGATCGCTCAACAGCGTGCCGATGTTTTTGACCTGCTCGCGGTGGCTGCCGACAGTTTGCAGCAATTGCGCGAACAAGCATACTCGACCGTGTTGCCCGCCCTTCAGTCAGCCCTCACTTATGCACAAAGCCTGCCCGACACGCAAGACTATGAAAAGAACCTCAAAGACATCCTTGTCATCGCGATTCGTCACGCTCGGGGAGATTCTCTCGAGGAAAGCGATTACGGTACGCTGCGCGACATTGCGGCGCAGTGCCCGGCAATCGGCGGCATCAGCGTCCGTCGCGCCCCGCTGTGGCTGGCGCACGGGGAGGGCGTGGACTACTTGGACAAGGACTGGGATGAGAACTGCGGCATCCGCCCGCTCGCGGCATCGGAGACGAAAACGCCTGTTGGAATCAGGGTGATGCCCAATCCTGCCGACGGGCAGGTAGAGGTGCTGTTCCCCGCCAACACGACGGGGCGCTGGCAATTGAGGGACATGTCGGGGCGAATCGTCCGAGAGGGCAACATAAGCAGCTCTTCTTTGCGGATTGGCACGGGCACGCTCTCGCAGGGCCTGTACCTTCTCAACTGCCAATTTTCGTCCGGCGATTTTTCGACCACCAAAATCAGCATCGCTCACTAA
- a CDS encoding Lrp/AsnC family transcriptional regulator — MSEKLDKIDLKILKILQENSKITNLDLSKKIGLSPAPTLERVKKLEQSDIIQSYHAQVNPQQMGLNVKTFVLVSLAWKKENALNNFLEKISEIDEVTECYIITGEADFLMKIICKDIPTYEQLLFKTISQIEEIERLKTLMTLSTVKDSKILPYNYDEK; from the coding sequence ATGTCAGAGAAACTGGATAAAATAGACCTTAAAATCCTGAAAATCCTTCAGGAAAACAGCAAAATCACGAACCTCGACCTTTCCAAAAAAATCGGCCTATCCCCTGCCCCCACCTTGGAGCGCGTGAAAAAGCTCGAGCAGAGCGACATCATCCAAAGCTACCACGCGCAGGTGAACCCCCAACAGATGGGTCTGAACGTGAAAACCTTTGTGCTGGTATCGCTGGCATGGAAGAAAGAAAATGCCCTGAACAACTTCCTTGAAAAAATCTCAGAGATTGACGAGGTGACCGAGTGCTACATCATCACTGGCGAGGCTGACTTCTTGATGAAAATCATTTGCAAAGACATCCCCACATATGAGCAGCTCCTCTTCAAAACCATTAGCCAAATCGAAGAAATCGAGCGCCTCAAAACACTGATGACGCTTTCCACCGTGAAAGACTCGAAGATTCTGCCGTACAACTACGACGAAAAGTAA
- a CDS encoding succinate dehydrogenase/fumarate reductase iron-sulfur subunit produces MRLTLKIWRQGGQYKGEYVTYQLPDVNPDMSFLEMLDVLNEQLISQREDPVAFEHDCREGICGTCSLVINGRPHGPMKGTTTCQVHMRHYHDGDTIVIEPFRAQAFPVVKDLVVDRSAFDRIIQAGGYVSVNTGQAQDANAIPIEKETASRAFDAAACIGCGACVAACPNASAMLFTSAKISHLALLPQGQVERQKRVLAMVAQMDKEGFGKCSNVTACEAECPKEISVENIARMNREYLAAVFASEKEMA; encoded by the coding sequence ATGCGCTTAACGCTCAAAATCTGGCGCCAAGGCGGCCAATACAAAGGCGAATACGTCACCTACCAACTGCCCGACGTGAACCCTGACATGTCATTCCTCGAAATGCTCGACGTGCTCAACGAACAGCTCATCAGCCAACGCGAGGACCCTGTAGCCTTCGAGCACGACTGCCGGGAAGGCATCTGCGGCACTTGCTCCCTCGTCATCAACGGGCGCCCACACGGCCCGATGAAAGGCACCACCACCTGCCAAGTGCACATGCGCCACTATCACGACGGCGACACCATCGTGATAGAACCATTCCGCGCGCAGGCGTTCCCGGTGGTGAAGGATTTGGTGGTGGACCGCTCCGCCTTCGACCGCATCATTCAGGCCGGAGGATACGTCAGTGTCAACACCGGTCAGGCGCAAGATGCCAATGCCATCCCCATCGAGAAAGAGACGGCCTCGCGGGCGTTCGACGCAGCAGCCTGCATTGGATGTGGCGCTTGCGTGGCGGCTTGCCCCAATGCTTCCGCCATGCTTTTCACCTCCGCCAAAATCAGCCATCTCGCGCTCTTGCCACAAGGTCAGGTGGAGCGCCAAAAGCGCGTGTTGGCCATGGTGGCTCAAATGGACAAAGAAGGCTTTGGCAAGTGTTCCAACGTAACGGCCTGCGAAGCCGAATGCCCAAAGGAAATCTCGGTGGAAAACATCGCTCGCATGAATCGAGAGTACCTCGCGGCGGTATTTGCCTCAGAGAAAGAAATGGCTTGA
- a CDS encoding fumarate reductase/succinate dehydrogenase flavoprotein subunit produces the protein MAKSAALDSKIPSGTMSEKWEDYKGHVPLVAPNNKRRIDVIIIGSGLAGASAAASLGELGYNVKCFTFHDSPRRAHSIAAQGGINAAKNYRNDGDSVYRLFYDTIKGGDYRAREANVHRLAEVSAHIIDQCVAQGVPFAREYGGLLDNRSFGGTQVSRTFYARGQTGQQLLIGAYQALSRQVKLGTVKMYNRHEMLDVVLVDGQCRGIIARNLLTGELERHSAHAVVLCTGGYGNVFYLSTNAMLSNTTAAWRAHRRGAFFGNPCFTQIHPTCIPVSGEYQSKLTLMSESLRNDGRCWVPKNPADRLKDPREIAEADRDYYLERRYPAFGNLVPRDIASRAAKVACDEGLGVGKSGLAVYLDFADAIKRKGRATVEAAYGNLFEMYEKITGENPYEMPMRIYPAVHYTMGGLWVDYELMTTVPGLYACGEANFSDHGANRLGASALMQGLADGYFVLPYTIGAYLSREIRTGEIPTNTPEFDAAEKEVRERIARLRGIGGKQSAESFHRRLGKIMWDKCGMARNAKGLEQAIKEIRDLRAEFWRDVFVPGSDAEYNPELEKAWRVADFMELGELMCQDALHRNESCGGHFREEYQTEDGEAKRDDVNYMYVAAWEWKGEGEQAALHKEPLEYEEVKVTQRSYK, from the coding sequence ATGGCAAAATCAGCTGCCCTCGATTCCAAAATTCCATCTGGCACCATGTCGGAAAAGTGGGAGGATTACAAAGGCCACGTCCCGCTCGTGGCCCCCAACAACAAACGCCGCATTGATGTCATCATCATCGGCAGTGGCTTGGCTGGCGCTTCCGCCGCCGCCTCGTTGGGCGAGTTGGGATACAACGTGAAGTGCTTTACATTTCACGATAGCCCGCGCCGCGCACACTCCATCGCGGCACAAGGGGGCATCAATGCCGCCAAAAACTACCGCAACGACGGTGACTCGGTCTATCGCCTTTTCTACGATACCATCAAAGGTGGCGACTATCGCGCTCGCGAAGCCAACGTACATCGCTTGGCCGAAGTCTCTGCCCACATTATAGACCAGTGCGTGGCGCAGGGCGTTCCTTTTGCCCGCGAATATGGTGGCTTGCTCGACAATCGCTCTTTTGGTGGCACACAGGTCTCTCGCACTTTTTATGCGCGTGGACAGACGGGTCAACAATTGCTTATCGGTGCTTATCAGGCACTAAGTCGCCAAGTCAAACTCGGCACGGTGAAAATGTACAATCGCCACGAGATGCTCGATGTGGTCTTGGTAGATGGCCAATGTCGAGGCATCATCGCTCGCAACCTGCTCACCGGCGAGCTGGAGCGTCACTCCGCCCACGCGGTGGTGCTTTGCACGGGCGGCTATGGCAACGTTTTCTACCTTAGTACGAATGCCATGTTGAGCAACACGACGGCGGCATGGCGGGCGCATCGGCGCGGCGCGTTTTTTGGCAATCCGTGTTTCACCCAAATTCACCCGACTTGCATCCCTGTGTCGGGCGAATATCAATCGAAACTCACCCTAATGTCCGAATCGCTGCGCAACGACGGCCGCTGTTGGGTGCCAAAAAATCCCGCCGACCGCTTGAAAGACCCGCGCGAAATCGCCGAGGCCGACCGCGACTACTACCTCGAGCGCCGCTATCCGGCTTTTGGCAACCTCGTGCCGCGCGACATCGCCAGCCGCGCCGCCAAAGTTGCCTGCGATGAAGGCTTGGGGGTCGGCAAAAGCGGCCTTGCCGTGTATCTCGATTTTGCCGACGCCATCAAGCGCAAGGGGCGGGCGACCGTGGAAGCCGCGTATGGCAACCTTTTCGAGATGTACGAAAAAATCACGGGTGAAAACCCTTACGAAATGCCCATGCGCATCTATCCAGCCGTGCACTACACGATGGGCGGCTTGTGGGTGGATTACGAACTGATGACGACCGTTCCGGGTCTCTACGCTTGTGGCGAGGCTAATTTTAGCGACCACGGCGCCAACCGCTTGGGCGCTTCGGCGCTCATGCAGGGTTTGGCCGATGGCTACTTTGTGTTGCCATACACCATAGGAGCCTACCTTTCAAGGGAAATACGCACTGGCGAGATACCTACCAACACGCCCGAATTCGACGCTGCGGAAAAAGAAGTGCGCGAGCGCATCGCGCGACTGCGCGGCATTGGCGGCAAACAGAGCGCGGAGAGTTTTCATCGTCGTTTGGGCAAAATCATGTGGGACAAGTGTGGCATGGCCCGCAATGCCAAAGGGCTGGAGCAAGCCATCAAAGAGATACGCGATTTGAGGGCTGAGTTTTGGCGCGACGTTTTTGTGCCGGGCAGCGATGCCGAGTACAATCCCGAACTGGAAAAGGCCTGGCGCGTGGCTGATTTCATGGAACTTGGCGAACTCATGTGCCAAGATGCCCTGCACCGCAACGAGAGCTGCGGCGGCCACTTCCGCGAGGAATACCAAACCGAAGATGGGGAAGCCAAGCGCGACGACGTGAACTATATGTATGTGGCGGCTTGGGAGTGGAAAGGCGAGGGTGAACAAGCAGCATTGCACAAGGAGCCTTTGGAGTACGAAGAGGTGAAAGTGACCCAACGGTCTTACAAATAG
- a CDS encoding succinate dehydrogenase cytochrome b subunit, whose product MSWFTRFLSSSLGQKFVMALTGLFLMLFLVIHLLGNLQLLKDDGGEAFNTYAFFMTHNPLIMFISYTLYAFIIWHAVQGILLWLSNKSARGNNRYAVQYSRPEERPSRNMAWLGIVILVFLVLHLYQFWLQMKLGKLPPVDVAAYDHPVQNLYIPVAEAFSNPFYVIFYVLCMVVVGFHLWHGFWSSFQTLGLNHRRYTPLIKTVGYLYSVAIPAGFALIPLWMYFSKI is encoded by the coding sequence ATGAGTTGGTTCACCAGATTCCTATCTTCTTCTCTTGGTCAAAAATTCGTGATGGCGCTGACCGGGCTGTTCTTGATGCTTTTTTTGGTCATCCATCTGCTCGGCAACCTCCAATTGCTGAAAGACGATGGCGGCGAAGCGTTCAATACCTACGCCTTTTTCATGACCCACAATCCGCTCATCATGTTCATATCTTACACCCTCTACGCCTTTATCATATGGCACGCGGTGCAGGGCATTCTGTTGTGGCTTAGCAACAAATCGGCACGGGGCAACAACCGCTACGCGGTGCAATACAGCCGACCGGAGGAGCGTCCCTCGCGCAACATGGCATGGTTGGGCATCGTCATTTTGGTGTTTCTCGTGCTCCACTTGTACCAATTCTGGCTGCAAATGAAATTGGGCAAGCTGCCGCCCGTGGATGTGGCCGCTTACGACCATCCTGTACAAAACCTATACATCCCGGTGGCAGAGGCATTTAGCAACCCCTTCTATGTGATTTTTTATGTGTTGTGTATGGTGGTAGTGGGGTTCCACCTGTGGCATGGCTTCTGGTCATCTTTCCAGACCTTGGGCCTGAACCATCGCCGCTACACGCCGCTCATCAAAACGGTGGGTTACCTCTACAGCGTCGCCATTCCGGCGGGGTTTGCGCTCATCCCGCTTTGGATGTATTTTTCAAAAATCTGA
- a CDS encoding glucosaminidase domain-containing protein, giving the protein MKNNPCYLALATFIFWVGTSFTQRKMNGQTTDSASLGQYSSLQHDVQAVSSTISVLYGADYSRVESYVQAAVNHEAQIGIPATVVVSIAVYESSFKSQLFEESGNPFGIKAGKDWGGLVVYHRDDGTYTPFRRYGSAEEAVLDFGRFIQARRWYDDARSCSRYDYVCVVDGLKKTAHEPGYSTNPEWDEKVVELIERLGLEVLSER; this is encoded by the coding sequence ATGAAAAACAACCCGTGTTATCTCGCTCTTGCTACCTTCATTTTTTGGGTCGGCACCTCTTTCACCCAAAGAAAAATGAACGGGCAAACCACCGATAGTGCCTCTCTCGGCCAATACTCCTCGCTTCAGCACGATGTGCAAGCCGTTTCGTCCACGATTTCCGTGTTGTATGGGGCAGACTACTCCAGAGTGGAGTCTTATGTGCAGGCCGCCGTCAACCACGAGGCGCAAATCGGCATCCCCGCCACGGTGGTCGTCAGCATCGCCGTCTATGAATCGAGCTTCAAAAGCCAGCTCTTCGAAGAATCCGGCAACCCTTTTGGTATCAAGGCGGGCAAAGATTGGGGCGGTCTCGTCGTTTATCATAGAGACGATGGTACGTACACGCCTTTTCGTAGGTATGGCAGCGCGGAGGAGGCGGTGCTTGATTTTGGCCGCTTCATCCAAGCCCGCCGCTGGTACGACGATGCCCGCAGTTGCTCGCGCTACGACTATGTGTGCGTGGTGGATGGCCTGAAAAAAACAGCCCACGAGCCGGGCTACAGCACCAATCCCGAGTGGGATGAAAAAGTGGTCGAGCTCATCGAGCGGCTTGGCTTAGAGGTGTTGAGTGAGCGATGA
- a CDS encoding DUF433 domain-containing protein, giving the protein MKNGAADFIEINPKAMLGKPVVRGTRITVELILEKLSKGESFEEILAEHPRLKREHILAALAFAASSLRGEMFVQTPAAA; this is encoded by the coding sequence ATGAAAAACGGAGCAGCCGACTTCATCGAAATCAACCCCAAAGCGATGCTGGGCAAACCCGTCGTTCGCGGCACGCGCATCACGGTCGAACTGATCTTGGAAAAGCTCTCCAAGGGAGAATCGTTCGAGGAAATTCTGGCCGAACACCCTCGCCTGAAACGCGAGCACATCTTGGCGGCGTTGGCATTTGCAGCCAGTTCTTTACGCGGTGAGATGTTCGTTCAAACCCCCGCCGCAGCATGA
- a CDS encoding DUF5615 family PIN-like protein — translation MKFVADEGVDGTLVALLRTAGHDVIYFAETDRSTDDATILEIANSDNRILITRDLDFGELVWRMKMVHTGIIPVRTEELRSVSRSKLVADFIEANQNLLSDHFIVIQPGAARIRKMQA, via the coding sequence ATGAAATTCGTAGCGGACGAAGGCGTGGATGGCACGTTGGTCGCCCTGCTCCGCACAGCCGGGCATGACGTGATTTATTTTGCCGAAACCGATAGAAGCACCGACGACGCAACGATTTTGGAAATCGCCAACTCCGACAACCGCATCCTCATCACCCGCGACTTGGATTTTGGCGAATTGGTGTGGCGCATGAAAATGGTACACACCGGCATCATACCCGTTCGCACCGAAGAATTGCGTTCAGTTTCCCGCTCAAAACTTGTCGCTGATTTCATCGAAGCCAATCAAAATTTGCTTTCCGACCATTTCATCGTCATTCAGCCCGGCGCCGCCCGCATCCGAAAGATGCAAGCCTGA
- a CDS encoding SMC family ATPase has protein sequence MILNNLKLANYKQYATLSLDFREGLVGIIGKNGAGKSTIFEAILYCLFGRDESNKNLVRSSFADPKATVELALEFTLGESRYRVRREFRGKALAVGAELFKNDQLVAKGVSAVNDELVKVLHIERDAFKRSVFSGQKELDELTHASKEERRKIVRRMLGLDRLDDIQAQVNGDIRDLKIRIAGQEQNLLDDLLVETLTAEITDAEQALEKNKSEWATEHKKLKAVEEKYRAEQQKFDEEEGRLRQFNALNSELGQLAERLAGLKSQRENLTQKSRELQQQKEKLDGERGMFTQFLEEKKRLDLLEKEHQRFVNRSARLDKIAETHELLKNIQAKIGDYTKQLAGKAEVESALAEKQGLVATLEEEIKAKLTAHGTVEGKIGGIQAGLRERSDKLESLRQLGREGTCPTCLQPLLDGYERALAALEQEINALQTKQLLALEQEKNIIVEAGKNLRKRQDAVRLEVEKLGKEQARLAEIARSKTSEESQRALLEKRLAADEAILREIGAVHFDEGAYSSLKEKITATEPRYLEFSKNENYVARELPTTLAVLKTTEASIVGTEKNMAAKSAALAQVGYDAARYEHAKQAITGFADALNAQSETVRTLEKTGIELQNGIARNQEKLRANDRIKTQISDKLDEIELLRKLAEMLGLFKTEILEKVSPGISREASDLFSRITKGKYEQIRVDENFEFTIADGGVFYPIERFSGGEIDLANFCLRIAITKAITDLSGAEQGIGFLAFDEIFGSQDEERRLEMMLALNYLQEQFRQIYIVSHIESLKDYFPHILEVQGGESGSVAVWR, from the coding sequence ATGATTCTCAACAACTTAAAACTCGCCAACTACAAACAATACGCGACCCTCTCGCTCGACTTCCGCGAGGGGCTGGTCGGCATTATCGGCAAAAACGGCGCGGGCAAATCCACCATTTTCGAGGCCATTTTGTACTGTCTGTTCGGGCGCGACGAGAGCAACAAAAACCTCGTGCGCTCCTCTTTCGCCGACCCGAAAGCGACCGTGGAATTGGCGCTGGAATTCACGCTCGGCGAGAGCCGCTACCGCGTGCGGCGCGAGTTTCGGGGCAAGGCGTTGGCCGTCGGCGCCGAACTTTTCAAAAACGACCAACTCGTCGCCAAAGGCGTCTCCGCCGTCAACGACGAGCTCGTGAAGGTGCTCCATATCGAGCGCGACGCCTTCAAACGCTCCGTCTTTTCGGGCCAAAAAGAACTCGACGAACTAACCCACGCCAGCAAGGAGGAGCGCCGCAAAATCGTGCGCCGAATGCTCGGCCTCGACCGTCTCGACGACATTCAGGCACAAGTCAACGGCGACATCCGCGACCTGAAAATTCGCATCGCGGGCCAAGAGCAAAACCTACTCGACGACCTGCTTGTGGAGACGCTCACAGCCGAAATCACCGACGCGGAACAGGCGTTGGAAAAAAACAAATCCGAGTGGGCAACCGAGCACAAAAAACTCAAAGCAGTCGAGGAGAAATACCGAGCAGAACAGCAAAAATTCGACGAGGAGGAAGGGCGCCTGAGGCAGTTCAATGCCCTCAATAGCGAGCTCGGCCAATTGGCTGAAAGACTCGCGGGATTGAAGTCGCAGCGTGAAAATTTGACACAAAAAAGCCGAGAATTGCAACAGCAAAAGGAAAAACTCGACGGCGAGCGTGGCATGTTCACGCAATTTTTGGAAGAAAAAAAACGGCTCGACCTGCTTGAAAAAGAACATCAGCGTTTTGTCAATCGCTCGGCGCGGCTCGACAAAATCGCCGAGACGCACGAACTCCTGAAAAACATTCAGGCGAAAATCGGCGACTACACGAAGCAGTTGGCCGGAAAAGCCGAGGTCGAATCGGCATTGGCCGAAAAACAAGGACTTGTGGCAACGCTGGAAGAAGAAATCAAGGCCAAACTGACAGCGCACGGCACCGTCGAAGGCAAAATCGGCGGCATTCAGGCGGGGCTGCGCGAGCGTTCGGACAAGTTGGAAAGCCTGCGCCAGCTCGGTCGGGAAGGCACTTGCCCCACCTGTCTCCAGCCTTTGCTCGATGGCTACGAACGGGCATTGGCAGCACTCGAACAGGAAATCAACGCCCTGCAAACCAAGCAATTGCTGGCGCTGGAGCAAGAAAAAAACATCATCGTCGAGGCCGGAAAAAACCTGCGAAAACGTCAGGACGCGGTTCGTTTGGAGGTCGAGAAACTGGGCAAAGAACAGGCACGTTTGGCCGAAATCGCGCGTTCAAAAACTTCCGAGGAGAGTCAGCGAGCACTTTTGGAAAAACGCCTCGCAGCCGACGAAGCTATTTTGCGAGAAATCGGCGCGGTTCATTTCGATGAGGGCGCATATTCGAGTTTGAAAGAAAAAATCACCGCGACGGAACCCCGCTATCTCGAATTTTCAAAAAACGAAAACTACGTCGCCCGCGAATTGCCGACAACGCTGGCTGTCTTAAAAACGACTGAAGCCTCCATAGTGGGAACCGAAAAGAACATGGCCGCCAAGTCTGCGGCGCTCGCCCAAGTCGGCTACGACGCGGCCCGCTACGAACACGCCAAACAAGCCATCACGGGTTTTGCCGATGCCCTCAACGCCCAATCCGAAACGGTACGCACGTTGGAAAAGACAGGCATCGAGCTCCAAAACGGCATTGCTCGAAATCAGGAAAAACTCCGCGCCAACGACCGCATCAAAACCCAAATCAGCGACAAACTCGACGAAATCGAACTGCTGCGCAAACTCGCCGAAATGCTCGGACTGTTCAAAACCGAAATCCTCGAAAAAGTCAGCCCCGGCATCTCACGCGAGGCCAGCGACCTGTTCAGCCGCATCACCAAGGGCAAATACGAGCAAATAAGGGTGGACGAAAATTTTGAGTTCACTATCGCCGATGGGGGCGTTTTCTACCCCATCGAGCGTTTTAGCGGCGGCGAGATTGACCTCGCCAACTTTTGCCTGCGCATCGCCATCACCAAAGCCATCACAGACCTCAGCGGTGCGGAACAAGGCATCGGCTTTCTTGCCTTCGACGAGATTTTTGGCAGTCAGGACGAGGAGCGACGGCTGGAGATGATGCTGGCGCTCAACTACCTACAAGAGCAGTTTCGCCAGATTTACATCGTGTCGCACATCGAAAGTTTGAAGGATTATTTCCCGCATATTTTGGAAGTGCAGGGCGGCGAGTCTGGCAGCGTGGCCGTGTGGCGCTAA